GAATTTTGCGACGAGTGAACTGTTGTCTGTGACATCTCGTACCAGAGCTGGAAAGGTGCTCGTGTCAGTTGGACATCCCATTTCATCGAGCAGAAGATAGGATGAATCTCCTCCAGCACTGCTGGCGACCAAATGTCCGGCAAAAATGTCAAACGGGCCTGAAATTTACGTTTAGTCTTAAAATTACACGTTAAGGTTTCAAATGGAATTCACAAAAGTGTACAGGAAGTATTTCGAGAAGGTCAACTATGCAAAAGACACTCGCCGGCGGATAGGCAACCGAAGTTACATTGGGAATACTTATTACAGCTTATTATGTATAAGATGTCACTTCAGTTGCCTACCTGCGGGCGAAGCGTCGTTCGCGTATCAACTATCTAGGTATAAGGAATACtctcgataaaaatatatacgcgACAAGAACATCATACCGTCGGGCGGAATTATTTCGATCCTCAGAATCAACTTCTGTCCCAGCTGAGTGACGGTCGCGTCGCGCGAAAGGCTCTCATCAAGTATCCTCATCCTTACCATCGGAGCCTCCGATGATGAGTTTACGACGGTTGAAACGATCGGTGGTAAGCCAGCGCTtggaaaataatgattataaaaGAACATGCATTCGAAAAATGGATTAAAACCTAAGCCATGCTTGCGCTCTTATACTTCTGGATTAAAACTTTCTATGGAGACACtgtgaaaatagaataaacaCCACAATTCTCACTTTGGGTCAATAAAATGTACATCTGAATGTACTGTGATGTTTCTCGGCTGTGGGGGGTCGTCATTTCCGTCCAGGGAACACCCAACTCTCACCGCCTGGTCACCAAGTCTCTGAATTATTGGATTGAACTGCACGACAACGGTGGCCCAAGCTATGGTGCGGCTCCTGTAGGCGTTcgattaaattaaaatatcactTTTAGCATATCGAAAGTTCAACAATTGAtggagaaatgaaaaagtaaattcCGGACTAGTCTCTGGAATATACCGATTACGGCTGTTCACGGATATGACAGGGCTCAGTCCACATTTGATGGTTCTGCCCATCGTGAGATCCTCGCGATGCGGTAAAACCAGCCTCAGGGATGTCAGGTTTTTACCACTTCCTTGCACTCCACAACGTTCGCCCCATCCACTGACGTACAACCTGCCCCAGAAGGCGTCATCCGTGCTCAATTCAACGGTAAGGCTTTCGTTCGTGCATCTGACTCTCACTTGGATGATTAAAAAGATAGCTACAGTTATCATTTCACGAATTGATTGATTTGGAAAGTATCGGTGAGCATTGACTTACGGTCCAAACAGGGCTCGCGTTCTTTGTAGATTAGATCAGGCACGTATATCAGAGAACTTGGTCCAGCACCGATAGTATCGTCGGCATGAAGGAGACACACCAAATTCGACGCAGTTATTGAATTGTACGACCGATGTACTGTATACCCTCTGCAGTTGAACCCATCCAAACTGGCGTCGCACCTCTCTTCGCACTTAAATTCGAGTAGACGTAGATTAAATGCTGCGTGTGAATGTGCATCAATACCTCTTGAGCATCGTTAAACTCACTTGTGTTTCGTCCAGTCCAGGCAACCTCAGATCGGAGTACAGCATGGTTGCGTTTTCGAACTCCGAGTAAGAACAGTAATCAGCTTTAGCTGAAACAACGGTTGATTCCACGTAAGTATGCCgataaaaatcttttaaaCATTGTAACAGCTCCTTTCAGCTTCATTTGAGATTCTACGTTAAACTATACCGACACAAAGTATGGCACTGATTCTGGAGATACTCGTCTCTGTACATGGAAGCCCTATAAGCTTGAGGTCTGGATCCCCTGTCAAGGGTAGAAAGAGCGCATCTACCCTGCGTGTCTCCGATGCGTAAGTCTTCGGCGGTGCGATATCGCGCTGATCTGCAATTTCTACCTGTTGAAAGAGGAACTAGGTAGAACCAGTTATTGGATACAGTGGTACTTCCACGCGGGCTTCAAAATATGCAATGTACGAACCGGCGGCGATACAGCTTTCATAACACTGCGCTCTCGTCATGATTTCAGGCAGCCACCTGGCTGAAGGATCCACCAAAATCGCACCGAGCGTTCGTTCCACTTGCCAGAGCCTTTCGAGCTTGCAATTCGAAGGAACTAAAAAGTTACAATTTGAGATTATAgatgtaaaacaaaaatcagcaTGCAAATATCGAAATACATGCTCCCCAATTACTTGAAGGCATGCAACTGGAACTTTAAAAATGATGCTCTACTCTTGAAGAGAATTAATTGTGAAAGATAGAggatcatttatttattcagccATATATTCCCTTTATTTCGAATACAATtctgtataggtataatgtgCATACGTATCTACCTTTAACGCAAATTTGGTGATAAAAGGTGACGTTGGGTTCTGGAACAAAATGCTGCGAGCTTACTTTTACGCTAAAACAACCAGCTCTTTCCAGATCAATTACAAAAGCAGTGCAATTCAGTGCTCTGCACCTGAAAATTTAAGCAACTGTCAATAAGCTCACTTTCGCTCAGGTCGTATATTTTTTGGGATCGACAACTCACTTCCTAAAACATGTTGTCGTGATTCCTTGAGAATTTATACCCTCGTAGAGAATTGCACTTGAGTCTACGGACTCTGGTCTCATCCCGGCGACTTTTTCCCATCCGGTATTGTTTTGGTCACATTGCCGTAAACCAAGCACTGGAATATcaatttcatataatttttaatcttcgTCTAAATCATACTGAGCGAAATATGGTGAACGGTTTTTATGTATctttatcaaaaaatcttcGTAACTTCaactacaaaatttttgaaaaccatTACTGGACCACGACAGTTCTCTAAGAAAAGTAAACTTTAACTAGTCTAGAACGTGGAATTActgtttgtttttctgttttcaataattaatgtaGCTGTACTTTGAGGTAGCAAAATTCACGAGTACTAGTCGCCCCATTAACTCGATTCGACCACGATGAAGTTGATCCCAATGAATTTATTTGGATAAATTCAGTTTCATCTGGTGAGATGaaatggtattttttattgtcaGCTATCTAATCTTAGCACATGTCTCTCAAAACGAGTGGTGTTTTTGAAATGGCTAAATAGGTCCAATAGTGCCCATGATATTTTCTCCGATTTAACTTTAACTTTTAGATAACAAATCTGCATCCGTACTCACCTGTACATATGGCACAAAGAAGCAATATAGATTGGATGTAAATGGCCCAcgtcatttttttacacatttatGTAGTTTAACACACGTGGATATATGCGCATGCATACGTGCATTTATGATTTTGATACGCGTATACGTGTGAAGATGTTGTCTGGACAAAACAATTGTGCGTGCGGATGTGTGAAGGAAAGTGCAAGTGTGTGTACGTGTTTGTgcaatcgaagaaaaaaaaaaactacggcGACGCACTCTTTTTCACACTAGGAGATGCTTCCATACTTGCACAAAACCACCAACTCAAAGTTCGAACGATGATCTGCCGCTATGAATACGAGTGTCTTTGCATCCACCTCGCCATAGTCTTTCAGCTGCGGTATACGCGTCAATATATCTTACATAACAACGTGTCGAATTGACACGTGTACACGCGACTTATACTCAGCCGCATCACCGTCGCATTGtcatatttgaaaaacaagatAGCAAAACGTCGGATCCTGTCCGAATCTATTTGCAATTTACACTATTTACACCCCTTCGTTCTTCCTGGAGACACCAATATTTCCAGCATCATCGACGATGGTCTTCAAATGATGGTCCGAGTCTACTTCCAATAATCGGTTGAGCACAATGGAACTTTAGTAATCATTTGAGTCCCAACTAGCGGGTATAGTCAAAAAAAATACGTCTCTGTGACTGCAGTGGTAGGTGGGGTAGACCTTCAACACGTCATCACCGATGTCACAATTAACTAAGTTAATTTTTTAGTTCCCGGAGCAATTTACACCTTTTGTCCGCGTGTGGAGGAACGGACATAAAGTTATAGTTGCAACTCAGATGCCACCTGACCGTATTCGAGCTCCTCGCACAGGTTCGAATTGCGAAAAATCACAACCGATGCGGGATTGCGAACGCGAAAAGTGCAGGCCGCTCTTCCGGTTTGCTCATACTCTGATCGCGTCAGAGTCGAGGTGAATACTGCGAGTCTGCATCCGATGCGGGTAAGCTTGTATATATCCGCGTGCATTGTCATATGGCAATGATGTGTTATGCCGTAATGTGTAAAGGCAAGTATTCCTCTATACGCGGGGGAAACGACGCACGGAACGCGATATACATCATTGTGCGATACTCGGTAGCAGGTACACCGTAAAACGTAGAACATACATAAGCGGCATTGTCCGACACCAGAACAGTGTCTTTAACGTCCTCCCCACGGCCCCTCAAGCAGTCCTCAAGCCCGTATAATCTGTCGCGGGCAACGCACACCTGAAAAAAACGAGCCCAAGGAACGAAACAGAAATGTGTGTCAATCGACCAAAGACAAACGTCGCTGACGACGGTGAAAAGTACAAGTGCTCATTTTTGGATCCTGTATTATGGACGGAGCGACGCGTCGGCCGCATGTCTTGAGCCGATAATGAACACGCTCTGCGATCTCGCCGGTGGAATGGGCACGCGGTGTCAAgagatttgaatgaaaatggaagaaaagaaaatccagAGGGCCTATCGATGGGCGGAAAACGTCGACTCTGACAAAGAGAACACCAACCACAACCGCATTAATGCCTGGTCCATGAATGGCCGATCTATTGTTGTAATCAGGGTGAGGGTGTGGTGTTTCTCGATCTCTACGTCGTCGAGCTATGCGCGAAACGCCTATTCACGCGTCCTCGTTCCGTCGACGGAATATTTCTACCATATTATTGTCATGTTAATTTACTTAATTACCGAggctgtatgtatatacacacactcGGGTCCATGCGTTCAGCCGGAACTCGTGTCATCAAACGAGACCTCTGCTTCGACTGAGCTATGTTCTATTATCAATGAAACCTGGGCGTGTTTCGGTACAACGTACCCTTAATAAAGGAAAGCGAATATCACGTGTACGCGTTATCAACTATACATTACCTCATTTATTttaggaattttattttcgttgtaCTTTTTACCCGACATTAACTTAATGTACAAGCTGCGTAAGTATATCATCACAGGTAGTTTACTCCAGTTCATCTTCGGATACTCTTTATCCGTTTGATAATTCAAAATGATCTCGTCGTGAGTTTCTTTTGCACTTTGATGACCCTAAACATCGTTGAAGGAAAACCCACGTACCTAGATTACTCCGATATTGTATATacgattataaaattataataaattttcgcaactaCATAATTCTATCGTATTACCAAGATCCGCTCCTTGTACTATATCATTGCTATACGATGAATGAAGTTTCGCTCACATTTAGAACTACCGATGCGAAAAGTATCCGTTTTTTAATCAGTTGAATTAAATCGTATCATAACTACGCGTTTGTAAGCATGCGctactatttttttcaactattaagATGCttaaattgttcaatttctcCCTTCTCGATATCATCGTAGAAAAGAATAACAGATTATTTCAAGGTGTACATTTGTTGCGGATATACCGAAGAGGGATATCGTCCaagtttttcgatttcttaAACCGCATTCGTGAGAGAATATACACATGTAAATGTTACGCCACATCCTTGACTAAAATGCGAATGATTGTAGAGGCATTCACGTTTGCAAAGCgaacaaatgaaattgtatatGTAACTATAGTGCTTTGTATACTTAAGAACAGGAAGTAGCGCAGACACTTACAAGCTTGTAGAAAGATTTCACTCTCTGTATATGATACAGTCATTGCCTGTTGACTacctgaataattttttttttttttttgtctcaagACTATAATAATCAGAGACGTTCATCATATGGCTGCAGAACCATTTTTCAGCGTAATTTTGCAATCTTCTCGATACCCTCTCCCGAATGTTTTTCAGCGTCTAATTTTCTCGTTGTTGAGTAATCAACAGTGAACAAAAGGGATGCAAtaacaaaaaagaataaggCGTTAATTACGCTCTTCATCGTCGAGTTAATTGGAAATTCTTAAAAGCGCATTTAAGGCAAGTACCGAAGAACTCTGCTGCCAATATTGTTACAGAGCAACGTCAATGCTGAAAATCTGAGTCAATAAATACACTATCGAAAAACgtcttttttcaatcatctaCACGAGCTTCGCTGCGCAGGTAGTTAAAAAGTGGTTAGAAAGCGTGAAAGGTTAATTATTTCTCACGAATATAGAGTAATCGAAAGGGCCGCTTTGTAAACGCTCAAGAAATTCATTTCAGGCACGACGAAGCATGGCAATGGGCAGCTTGCTCGCCCGTCATACATGCGTGAGTTCTACATTGCGCCATTTACGTTGCCAAACGTAAATGATGCAACGGTAATAGTTGTGGTCTACGATCACTAATCACGGTATAATATCCCTGCGCAATTCAGGCAAACGCTTTATATTCCTCTTCCGTGAAATTATCCAAAAAGCAACAAGTACCGATGATCGATGATCGACGAATGCAACTCCTCGTCTGACTAACTTCACGAAAAGCAATCTGTCGAATTTGCTACCCTTCGATCCCTCAACCAGATTATCGAATTTTACTCTATACACCATACGCCTGTCATTTCCATCAATTACAGAATTTTCACTGCCTAGGCCAGTACATCatgtatttttatcatttttaatagTGCTATGCGATTAACCGATTAATCGGCAGCTTCGATCAGTCGTTttgtcgattaatcgataaaaCGAGTTCTTGGATTAATCGACGATTTTGGTTAATCGTATTTCCAGTTAATCAATCAATCGTttcttcgattaatcgattaatcgaagttgcggtataataattaattcttcAAGTCAATATACGGTGGTGTATGAATCGAAActatcgattaatcgattaatcgcacatCACCAATTTTTACCTGTTCAGATGACTGAGTCCTATTGTGATACCGGCACCTACGTCATCCGGTCACGTTTGCGCCTTGGCACGTTACGATCACACCCCTACAAACGACCCGGCGATATCACCTTCACCCATCTCCGTCCGGCCACGCAattaccgttttttttttttttttttttttttccgctgaCATTAGTGTACATCGACGACAATGATAACTTATTCGCATATAGGTACCGCGTGCTGTTTCATGACCTTGAGAAATGCATAACAACAAGAGGGTAAATCATCCACAAAGCCACTGGCCTGGCGTAAGATCTTTCACTGTCCTTAGATGATACTTGATGTCGCCTCGCGACTACGCTATTTATAAATACCCTGGTAATTAGATACAATGATTTTAACGGACAATCATTATCGACGTTGCAAAACGGATAACTTAAAAATACAATGTGTAAGAATCGACTGACCGCCTTTCTCTGAGGTGCAACCACCTGGAAAGAAGGacgatgtgaaattttcgtgattcCCTGATTGGcagaaatgaattgaaattaaaaagtaCCTAATACGTTTTATTGTTCGATAGTAAATGCACCGAGACAATCTTTTGTCACATTCGAAACTCTACCGCAGGTAAATAATACATCATAAACATATGaaaagaattgaattattctCATCCTGGTACAAGTCCTTGATTTTACGTAACCGAGTTGTTTGTGTTTTCGTAGTCGAGAGAGTTGTATGAATGCAGGTTATTATAGGTGCACAACGTGTTTTAACCGCGATTCGTTACGTTATCTTTACGAAACGGTACCGAAGCGGGCGTTTCGTGATGACTCTTGCAATATTACAGGTATATGGGTTGGTAGAACACGTGTGAAGATAGTCGCAACGAAAGTGAACGCGTTCCAAGTATCGAGAATCAGTATTACAACGAAGGAATTCCTCTAAAAAATTAATCTAaccgaattgaaaaatttatggttcTTATTCTGAAACAAACGGATCCTGATATAGACCTAATCAATTGTAACAAGAAACGGAACAGTTTGAATCAAAGACTTCTGTGAATTTGtatgaaacaaatatttctgTACCAAACGATCCGATTTAAATTGACATACATTTAACGAACCAAATTCACTGCTCGGTGAATTCATAACGTGGGAATAATCACCTGGTTAGAGAAAAGTTTAGAGGCTGCAGCCAATTTTCGGTCACAGAATGCAGACCGGGGTTCTCAGTGCTTTTTGCAAATCGATTTCGGCCCAATTTCCGGCCTAGCCTTTCTCCGAGCCGATTATTCATACAAACACATCAAGGTTCGCACTGCATATCTCCACATccaaaacacacacacacgcaaacgCACCGAATAAAAGTATTCTATTCCTGAAGCAGGGACAGCGTGACGGTATCTTTTCAATGACATGTTCAATCCCTCCATTATTTGCGAGATCAATTATCCATTAATCGGCTTTGTCGGTGAACGATGAGTGGACAGAGGCATACCTGCTCAGGTTAACATATAGGCACTGTATAATATACCTTTTGAAATCGC
The Neodiprion fabricii isolate iyNeoFabr1 chromosome 5, iyNeoFabr1.1, whole genome shotgun sequence genome window above contains:
- the LOC124183807 gene encoding uncharacterized protein LOC124183807 isoform X1, with amino-acid sequence MCIVIIIVEAGNKRDFIPCYQSCAISKVLGLRQCDQNNTGWEKVAGMRPESVDSSAILYEGINSQGITTTCFRKCRALNCTAFVIDLERAGCFSVKVSSQHFVPEPNVTFYHQICVKVPSNCKLERLWQVERTLGAILVDPSARWLPEIMTRAQCYESCIAAGRNCRSARYRTAEDLRIGDTQGRCALSTLDRGSRPQAYRASMYRDEYLQNQCHTLSKADYCSYSEFENATMLYSDLRLPGLDETQCEERCDASLDGFNCRGYTVHRSYNSITASNLVCLLHADDTIGAGPSSLIYVPDLIYKEREPCLDLRVRCTNESLTVELSTDDAFWGRLYVSGWGERCGVQGSGKNLTSLRLVLPHREDLTMGRTIKCGLSPVISVNSRNRSRTIAWATVVVQFNPIIQRLGDQAVRVGCSLDGNDDPPQPRNITVHSDVHFIDPNAGLPPIVSTVVNSSSEAPMVRMRILDESLSRDATVTQLGQKLILRIEIIPPDGPFDIFAGHLVASSAGGDSSYLLLDEMGCPTDTSTFPALVRDVTDNSSLVAKFTAFKFPNSQLVRFNVVVKFCTGRCKPAHCSNDEYSYGRRRREISTAPTNANVTEITPKTIPDKIPLQFSIFVHSPVVSPDPLLSRDSSAPDTILVAGGQSLDGLLCVDAGLALGLLIFWLIVQIMLTIGCLVAVKRYRRLARRAEEDRADILARHLYGIHGGNFEVARRVRWADHNSSSVS
- the LOC124183807 gene encoding uncharacterized protein LOC124183807 isoform X5 — protein: MRPESVDSSAILYEGINSQGITTTCFRKCRALNCTAFVIDLERAGCFSVKVSSQHFVPEPNVTFYHQICVKVPSNCKLERLWQVERTLGAILVDPSARWLPEIMTRAQCYESCIAAGRNCRSARYRTAEDLRIGDTQGRCALSTLDRGSRPQAYRASMYRDEYLQNQCHTLSKADYCSYSEFENATMLYSDLRLPGLDETQCEERCDASLDGFNCRGYTVHRSYNSITASNLVCLLHADDTIGAGPSSLIYVPDLIYKEREPCLDLRVRCTNESLTVELSTDDAFWGRLYVSGWGERCGVQGSGKNLTSLRLVLPHREDLTMGRTIKCGLSPVISVNSRNRSRTIAWATVVVQFNPIIQRLGDQAVRVGCSLDGNDDPPQPRNITVHSDVHFIDPNAGLPPIVSTVVNSSSEAPMVRMRILDESLSRDATVTQLGQKLILRIEIIPPDGPFDIFAGHLVASSAGGDSSYLLLDEMGCPTDTSTFPALVRDVTDNSSLVAKFTAFKFPNSQLVRFNVVVKFCTGRCKPAHCSNDEYSYGRRRREISTAPTNANVTEITPKTIPDKIPLQFSIFVHSPVVSPDPLLSRDSSAPDTILVAGGQSLDGLLCVDAGLALGLLIFWLIVQIMLTIGCLVAVKRYRRLARRAEEDRADILARHLYGIHGGNFEVARRVRWADHNSSSVS
- the LOC124183807 gene encoding uncharacterized protein LOC124183807 isoform X3, coding for MLGLRQCDQNNTGWEKVAGMRPESVDSSAILYEGINSQGITTTCFRKCRALNCTAFVIDLERAGCFSVKVSSQHFVPEPNVTFYHQICVKVPSNCKLERLWQVERTLGAILVDPSARWLPEIMTRAQCYESCIAAGRNCRSARYRTAEDLRIGDTQGRCALSTLDRGSRPQAYRASMYRDEYLQNQCHTLSKADYCSYSEFENATMLYSDLRLPGLDETQCEERCDASLDGFNCRGYTVHRSYNSITASNLVCLLHADDTIGAGPSSLIYVPDLIYKEREPCLDLRVRCTNESLTVELSTDDAFWGRLYVSGWGERCGVQGSGKNLTSLRLVLPHREDLTMGRTIKCGLSPVISVNSRNRSRTIAWATVVVQFNPIIQRLGDQAVRVGCSLDGNDDPPQPRNITVHSDVHFIDPNAGLPPIVSTVVNSSSEAPMVRMRILDESLSRDATVTQLGQKLILRIEIIPPDGPFDIFAGHLVASSAGGDSSYLLLDEMGCPTDTSTFPALVRDVTDNSSLVAKFTAFKFPNSQLVRFNVVVKFCTGRCKPAHCSNDEYSYGRRRREISTAPTNANVTEITPKTIPDKIPLQFSIFVHSPVVSPDPLLSRDSSAPDTILVAGGQSLDGLLCVDAGLALGLLIFWLIVQIMLTIGCLVAVKRYRRLARRAEEDRADILARHLYGIHGGNFEVARRVRWADHNSSSVS
- the LOC124183807 gene encoding uncharacterized protein LOC124183807 isoform X2; amino-acid sequence: MCKKMTWAIYIQSILLLCAICTVLGLRQCDQNNTGWEKVAGMRPESVDSSAILYEGINSQGITTTCFRKCRALNCTAFVIDLERAGCFSVKVSSQHFVPEPNVTFYHQICVKVPSNCKLERLWQVERTLGAILVDPSARWLPEIMTRAQCYESCIAAGRNCRSARYRTAEDLRIGDTQGRCALSTLDRGSRPQAYRASMYRDEYLQNQCHTLSKADYCSYSEFENATMLYSDLRLPGLDETQCEERCDASLDGFNCRGYTVHRSYNSITASNLVCLLHADDTIGAGPSSLIYVPDLIYKEREPCLDLRVRCTNESLTVELSTDDAFWGRLYVSGWGERCGVQGSGKNLTSLRLVLPHREDLTMGRTIKCGLSPVISVNSRNRSRTIAWATVVVQFNPIIQRLGDQAVRVGCSLDGNDDPPQPRNITVHSDVHFIDPNAGLPPIVSTVVNSSSEAPMVRMRILDESLSRDATVTQLGQKLILRIEIIPPDGPFDIFAGHLVASSAGGDSSYLLLDEMGCPTDTSTFPALVRDVTDNSSLVAKFTAFKFPNSQLVRFNVVVKFCTGRCKPAHCSNDEYSYGRRRREISTAPTNANVTEITPKTIPDKIPLQFSIFVHSPVVSPDPLLSRDSSAPDTILVAGGQSLDGLLCVDAGLALGLLIFWLIVQIMLTIGCLVAVKRYRRLARRAEEDRADILARHLYGIHGGNFEVARRVRWADHNSSSVS